One Melitaea cinxia chromosome 20, ilMelCinx1.1, whole genome shotgun sequence DNA segment encodes these proteins:
- the LOC123663197 gene encoding calcium release-activated calcium channel protein 1-like, whose translation MMLIYLAKMLDIPDNISEASFVTSVEESSRIDQCTQTPPSGKSRPLQRYNTTDHLYDRPRPYRLKEYRPKSLGVCDSYQCLGKPPSYDSGSQSKNKVTAADSPTISVTPPHSLEYDLKGGCTPNGSITPTGMMSNKSNTTVLLSPGYLQSPCPCNQSIRSVSDVALTMPVAAYTDEIPGPASPDGLSWRRLHMSRAKLKATATTSELLSGFAMVAMVELQINEPTNVPEWLFVMFAVCTTVLVAVHIFALMISTYLLPNIDAVSKMDNSPGAPARALRDSPHERMRGFIELAWAFSTVLGLFLFLVEIAILCWVKFWDYSFAAATAATVIVIPVLIVFVAFAIHFYHSLVVQKCETSVQDIKQLENMKRDLDTATVKVNMYQ comes from the exons ATATCCGAAGCGAGCTTCGTGACAAGCGTGGAAGAATCGTCTCGTATAGATCAATGCACACAGACTCCGCCGAGCGGGAAATCGAGACCCTTGCAACGATACAACACCACCGACCACTTGTACGACAGACCGAGACCCTACCGATTAAAAGAATACCGACCGAAAAGCTTGGGTGTCTGCGACTCTTACCAATGTCTGGGGAAACCGCCGAGCTATGACAGTGGAAGCCAATCGAA AAACAAGGTCACAGCAGCGGACAGTCCCACAATTTCAGTGACTCCGCCTCACAGTCTGGAGTACGACTTGAAGGGTGGCTGCACGCCAAACGGGAGCATCACGCCAACGGGCATGATGTCAAACAAGTCTAACACCACGGTGCTGCTAAGCCCTGGTTACTTACAAAGTCCATGCCCATGTAACCAATCGATTAGG AGTGTCAGCGACGTGGCACTAACGATGCCAGTGGCCGCGTACACCGACGAAATACCTGGACCTGCCTCGCCGGACGGACTGTCCTGGAGACGACTGCACATGTCTAGAGCCAAGCTCAAAGCTACCGCTACCACTTCTGAACTATTATCAG GTTTCGCAATGGTAGCGATGGTTGAGCTACAGATCAACGAACCGACGAACGTTCCAGAATGGCTCTTCGTAATGTTCGCGGTCTGCACAACGGTCCTAGTAGCGGTCCACATATTCGCCCTCATGATATCAACGTACTTGCTGCCCAATATAGACGCGGTTAGCAAGATGGACAACAGCCCGGGGGCCCCGGCCCGCGCCTTGAGGGATTCTCCCCATGAAAGGATGAGGGGCTTCATAGAACTCGCTTGGGCGTTTAGTACTGTGTTAG gTTTGTTCCTATTCTTAGTGGAAATAGCTATTCTATGTTGGGTGAAGTTTTGGGACTACTCTTTCGCGGCGGCTACGGCAGCCACCGTTATTGTCATACCAG tattaatAGTGTTCGTTGCATTTGCGATACATTTCTACCACTCTTTAGTCGTGCAGAAGTGCGAAACCTCCGTCCAAGACATCAAACAACTCGAAAACATGAAGCGAGATCTAGACACGGCAACTGTAAAAGTTAATATGTATCAATAA
- the LOC123663194 gene encoding uncharacterized protein LOC123663194: MDVHYYPQYQYNPSEELAKQMFAQQALASSSTYNRETSEPHLMPVPTGTPWNVQSLPWSLHSPPNLVQFTAQTHEQPKASPVLHCKRKSLDMEPAIPAKQFITEEKMAAHLNGLHISSNYTQHSLASEDVMELSVEPNVMSISEKLKGHTIVLSEDVKKVQEEPILPQVLMERLQKPQMSLVVWKPREEVLKNIVEEKEPQEEETHKKRNGVLVTENSRIDMEM, encoded by the exons ATGGATGTTCATTACTACCCCCAGTATCAATATAATCCGTCAGAAGAATTGGCCAAACAAATGTTTGCCCAACAAGCCCTGGCCTCGTCATCTACCTATAACCGTGAAACATCAGAACCACATCTTATGCCAGTGCCTACAGGGACTCCATGGAATGTTCAAAGTCTTCCCTGGAGCTTGCATTCTCCACCTAATCTAGTGCAATTCACAGCTCAAACCCATGAACAACCCAAAGCCAGTCCAGTGTTACATTGTAAGAGAAAGAGTTTAGATATGGAACCAGCCAT ACCAGCTAAGCAGTTCATAACAGAGGAGAAAATGGCAGCACACTTAAATGGTCTTCACATATCGTCAAACTATACACAACACTCCCTGGCCTCTGAGGATGTTATGGAATTGAGTGTGGAGCCAAACGTAATGAGTATCAGTGAGAAATTGAAAGGTCATACCATCGTACTGTCGGAAGATGTGAAGAAAGTACAAGAGGAACCTATTTTACCCCAAGTACTAATGGAAAG ATTACAAAAACCTCAGATGTCACTAGTAGTATGGAAGCCCAGAGAAGAGGTACTAAAGAACATTGTAGAAGAGAAGGAACCCCAAGAAGAAGAAACACACAAAAAGAGGAACGGTGTCCTGGTCACAGAAAATTCCAGAATAGACATGGAAATGTGA